The following coding sequences lie in one Cyanobacterium sp. Dongsha4 genomic window:
- a CDS encoding glyoxalase-like domain protein: MIIEGSLTLTNISLAAFFPELTDTLFSTQGIMVMLLIAYGGAMWMFLTSAPKVYTVMVSDLVIAQEFYENLLGLPVADVPLHYYYNYEQSLGASAFDPIYMGSGFNDTMVKPKDGLWYQLKKNSQLHIIGGASLGYKNCQRHVCFDGECLEALLLRVQARRLKYKIRSEKPLNFLVKDWDNRVIEMAEVNN; this comes from the coding sequence ATGATTATAGAGGGGAGTTTGACCTTAACCAATATTTCTTTAGCGGCATTTTTCCCAGAATTAACAGATACTCTTTTCTCCACTCAGGGCATTATGGTAATGCTGTTAATCGCTTATGGCGGTGCGATGTGGATGTTTTTGACTAGCGCTCCAAAAGTTTATACTGTAATGGTGTCTGATTTGGTGATTGCTCAGGAATTTTATGAAAATCTATTAGGTTTACCCGTTGCAGATGTTCCTTTACACTATTACTATAACTATGAGCAAAGTTTAGGAGCAAGTGCTTTTGATCCTATTTATATGGGTTCTGGTTTTAATGATACGATGGTTAAGCCTAAAGATGGTTTATGGTATCAATTGAAAAAAAATAGTCAATTACATATTATTGGCGGTGCTAGTTTAGGTTATAAAAATTGTCAGCGTCATGTATGTTTCGATGGTGAATGTTTAGAAGCATTGTTATTAAGAGTACAAGCCCGTCGTTTGAAATATAAAATTCGTAGTGAAAAACCCCTTAATTTTTTAGTAAAAGATTGGGATAATCGAGTCATTGAAATGGCAGAGGTGAATAATTAG